Proteins found in one Sporosarcina sp. FSL K6-3457 genomic segment:
- a CDS encoding SDR family NAD(P)-dependent oxidoreductase — MTRLQDKVAFITGGASGMGEMMVKLFTAQGAKVMAADINTEALQAKWEGVENVDYVKLNVTDDENWKEAVKTAVDKFGKLDILINCAGISTEKTMNDITLQDWQRLHDINGFGTFAGMRAAVPYMKEAGQGSIVNISSYTALVGMGYNPYSGSKGSVRAISRAAAAEFGKDGIRVNAVFPGVIETPMVANLQSSAAALEGLIKMTPLNRLGQPEDVGNAVLFLASDEASYITGAELVIDGGFSAR, encoded by the coding sequence ATGACAAGATTACAGGATAAAGTTGCCTTCATCACAGGTGGAGCATCAGGTATGGGCGAAATGATGGTGAAATTGTTTACAGCACAAGGCGCAAAAGTCATGGCCGCAGACATTAACACAGAAGCACTTCAAGCTAAATGGGAAGGTGTCGAAAACGTTGACTATGTAAAGCTTAACGTAACAGACGATGAAAACTGGAAAGAGGCTGTAAAAACTGCGGTAGATAAATTCGGTAAGCTTGATATTCTTATCAACTGTGCGGGGATCTCGACTGAAAAAACAATGAACGATATTACGCTTCAAGACTGGCAGCGCCTGCATGACATTAACGGCTTTGGTACATTCGCAGGCATGCGTGCTGCAGTTCCTTACATGAAGGAAGCTGGACAAGGTTCAATCGTTAACATTTCTTCTTATACAGCTCTAGTCGGTATGGGGTATAATCCATATTCTGGATCTAAAGGATCGGTTCGTGCGATTTCACGTGCAGCTGCAGCTGAGTTTGGTAAAGATGGAATCCGTGTAAACGCGGTATTCCCAGGTGTAATCGAAACGCCAATGGTTGCTAATCTCCAGTCTTCTGCAGCAGCACTTGAAGGCCTGATTAAAATGACACCACTTAACCGTCTTGGACAGCCTGAAGATGTAGGCAACGCGGTATTGTTCCTTGCTTCTGATGAAGCGTCGTACATTACCGGGGCTGAACTTGTCATTGATGGTGGATTCTCTGCTAGATAA